The Bombus vancouverensis nearcticus chromosome 5, iyBomVanc1_principal, whole genome shotgun sequence genome segment ACTGTTTCGTGTCTCGTTactgtacaatttttatttcgttgtttTTAATATACTGCGTATTTAGGATATTTTTCGTAGCGCAATTGAAATCCTAACATGCTTCGAACTTCTGAGCGAGATTACCTACGTACGTTGCAACCTAATGTTCATTCGCTTCTCTCGGTTTTCCCTTCGTTTCATTCACGAAAAACAAGCTTAAAATTAGAAACAATGGATGCAACTCCATACGCTTCGCGTTCCCGATATTTCCGGCGTCGGAAAGTTTttcgaaatagaaaaaaagcgtTATTTCGAGACTCACGCACGATCCAATAATACGCGTCTCGTGGAGAACGGACCGAATACATTATCTATTTCTATTTAGCGTAGCCTGCATCGGCAGGAAACATGTTTATGCCAGGGCGAGCATGCACGCAAGGCAACCCTGTCATACGCCGTTTCAAAAATAGTTCGACCCAGAAATCCTGCATAACGCAAGACAGATGTCAATTGTCGCTTCCCGTTTTGCGCGTCGATCACAATGAACGCCACCGAGATCCCTTCCTCAAAGGACACGTGCAAACTCCTTTTTCTctctatacgtatatatacacgtaGAAGCTGCCAGAGCAGATGTTGAAACCGTCTTAAAGATTTCGGGAGGGAGAGACCCTTTTCAGGCCCTTTTCGTCCTACTCTTTGAGACGCTATAATAAAGGACCCAACGGAACGTACCCGTGGGTCCATTGTGCGATTAAGCAGATGTTATCCAGTGAATGCGCAATGTATAATATGAATCGCGGACAAAGGACGCGATTTTTCTAGCCTGGCCTGGAAATTTTTGCGTTTTCCCAGTTCTCTGTATAATTGAGAAAAATGATACCGTTGCCTCACGGTAAAAATTCGCTGCTGTGTAGAGATTGATGTATGCATTAAAGGAAGGATGGCCTTAGACAGTTTTGTTCAGATATACCCAGAGGACAGAGGATGGAGAAAGATCGTAGACAAATGTTTTTTGCATGGTTTTAAGAAGTTAAATGTCTATTGTGGGTTTTTTGTCAAACCGTTTGTTGCCCTTGCGGAGTTCTTTGTAAGCAGAATGGTAGGTGAAACTCTTTTAATGTCTGTGAGAAGACAGTTTGAAATAATGTACGAAGAGTGAAATTTTGTGCTACGTGGGGCACTTATTAGGCCCCTTGAGCGAAAGATGGAATCTATGACAAGTACGTTTACCTTTTACATTCAATTACAAAGTACACATATGAATTCTATTGTCAactaaaaaaattacaattacCAATAGCGACGTAGTGACGATGTAATACAATAATCAAACTGTTGTAATGCTAGTAAAGCAGCGATTGAAGTTACATCTGTTCCTTTTAATCGTAACTTCCTGTCAGAAATACATTATCAAATTTCATTAAGAATTATGGAGATAAAATTTGACACTACCATTAGTGACTATATAGTACAATAACCAGGTGTGTCATAATGGTATTAAGGAACATAATTAAAGCTACATCCGTTCCTTTTAATCGTAACACCCGCCCAGAAACATAATATTTCAAGTGAAATCGTAGCTGAATTCCACTCCATTTTCATCTTTTGCTCTCATTTTCACGACAGACATAACAATGACTCGGCTTCTGTGAGTCCCACTAGGACAGCACACGGCTGGTGCGCGGTGCGAGTGCGAATGTCAGAGTTGTAAATCCGTTTCCCGTCGATCTCGACGCCAGGGCCGAGGTCAACCAGCAGCAGGACACAGTCGACTCGATGACTCTCTCCTTTCTGTTTTTATTCACTCGCTGGGATCCTTGCCAGCGGATTCTATGTCTCGAAGAAGATCACAGCTATCGCGGCAAAATAGCCTCGTTACTAACCGCGATCCTCTTGCGTGGCTATTCAATGACTCTGCTAAATACCTCGATTATTACACTGTGTTTCGTATGTTCATTTATGTTCTCAAAAGTGGTGAGAAAATTATATCATGAAGTACCTTATCAATGAATGTATTGCAAGCATGTGCATACATATCGTTTCCTCGAATTAATGGGTTGACACGACtcaagaaatacaaatttttaatttttaatcgagAAACGGTTGCGAACCCAAAATACAAACAGTCGTGTACTTACAATTGCAAAGTACTACTCAATGTAGTAATTACAGTAAGTAAATGACAATCACAGCATGGCCAAGTAGCGCTTTTTAAAAATGCTCTATCTCCTTTTATTTTAAAGGCTACCGAAATGAAACTTCGAAGACACGTAATTTATTTCGAGACTACATAGACGTGTCTCGAAACTAAGAAAACGGGAATTTAAAAGAGACAGAAATAAATGGAGGAGACGATGACTCTGAACGATTGAGTCAGTTTTAAATTCCACCATGAATAATCGGTCACGCAGCGTATGCATCAAATGCTAGGAGCATTTAACTTCGTCCGCATTTCAGTGGAACAGGGAATTTCTCCGAATACACGAGTAAGTATATAAGTAACGTACAAGCTTTTTACGCGCATCTTTCGAGAAGTTTCCCGTTGGATGAAAGCGGACATGCGGCCAACTGTTTCTCGGGACAAGCTCCCGGTCGTGTCGGGCTTAGGGACGAGCGGAGCGGAGCAACCTCCACTCCGTACCCTTGAACCTAGCAGACGCTCGCAGCGTTGCCGCCTCGTGCAACTATGCCGTGTCGTCTCGTTCGGTTATACTCGGCTTCTCTCGGTTAGTGCTTTCTTCGCAAGAATTCCGCGCCCGGCGTCGTTGCTGGCTGGCGCGACGCCGAGTGTGCTGACGTCACGCCTTGGCGTTACGCGTAGCGTTACGTAAAAAACGTGCTGCTCAACTGCTTTACTCTAACATTATAACAACGCCGTACCATGTAGCGGCGCAATGTAACATTCGttctataaaaaagaaaagtttcataaaaatttgtgATCGTCCGTTTGCGATACGATAAATCCTAACGATAGGAAAACGGTagaaagagaataaaataaagaaaatgatTTTACTATAGAATGCTGCCAGTCGGTTTCCATTATGTGACGTTGTACGTTAATAGCATAGACGTTAGAAGTATAGACCTCGGATGCCGTCTTGAGGAAATGAGCCTTGCTAGAAAAGAAATAGAGGTAAATAACGAggtctctcttttcttttccatcTGTTAGAGTCAAATAtcttagaaagagaaagagaaacctTAAAcctctttattttctttcaacAAGGGCTACGCTGTTCATAAGGCACCTGTGGACTATATTTCTTATGTGTCTGTGTATGGTTAGTAGTTTTTTCTTTCGTCGTACATTGGCCTTGCCATTCGGGATTTAGGTTACGCTCAATCATGCTTTCTCCGTAAGATTTCCGTGTCTGTCGACGACGTTGGTTTAGCAGACACACTGCATGCTCTGACGTCACTCGCCGGTGTTACGTAGAAAAACTGTGTCCTATGAAGTTGATTAACGCGTACCAACGTTTACTCTCGTAActttaattgtaataaaatcgTCTCGCCCGTTTTGTTTGTTCAACGAAGGAATTATCTTCGTGTCGATTCGACGGAGAGcagaaatacatattttttttctttttttgcttgaTAGGACATTGACCTTGCGTTTACAGTCATCGTGGATCTGGGCTGCGCTCAAGCATGCTTTCTCCACAAGAATTTCATGTCCGCCGACGATGCTGACTGGTAGACAACATTGAGAGTACAAGCTGACGTCACGTGCAGCGTTGCGCGTAGCGTTACGTAAAAAAACGTGGCTGACGAATCAGAAACGCATCGTTCTATTACTGTTAAGGCCGTGTGATGAATCGGCTACGCGGTAAAGTATATAATGGACTTAGCGTGGGTTCATTACGATGAAAAATAACTGGCATTGGGAGTTATTTTACAACTGTAATCCGATACAAAGATAATGTATCCTCGAAGATATGCTTCGAGTGTGAAATAATTGTAACGAAACGAGTCGAGTCGTAGTTATTTGCGAAATAATTCGCTTCCTTTTTCAAATATATTCCCGATAAAAATACACAGGTTCACAAAAGTGTTCAAACACTTATGGATACCTTTTATgagtatattatatgtattgtatGAAACATTTTGCAATTTCATTAGGATTGTTATGAGATTCGACTACTATTATGATTACGtatattaataacatttgaAACAGATCTAAAAAACAGATatagaaattaaaagatatttaatataaatatatacttcgcagaaatcacaaaaatacaaaaaaaaaaaacagccaattattaattatactaaTAAGCTTCAATATTTACTGGGACCATGTTTGATACTTATTATACTATGTTTAAGACGGGCAGTTCTGTTATATCTTATTTAGTAAATAtgtgtttgcaataaatatcttataattcCTATAAACATGTTCAGACTGATTTCAAATTttgccaatataatcatgacacTCCGTTCTCATTATAGTGCTGATAAAATTTCaagatacatacatacaaatGTATGTAATACATGCAGTATGgacttaaaaattttgtatagtaaatgttcaaatatttttcgagTATATTGACGAAATATCGCTTTACTGTAAATCGCGACTGAAAGATTTCCTTCCTTTCCTTGTCCTTTATTCTTGCTCGCTCTTTCTCCTCGTGTCTGTCTCCCGTTCGCACGGTCGTGTGCCATTTACGAGGCAAACCGGTTTACGCTTTTTGCGAACCTCGGCTACACGAAGAATGTTGATTTTTGCGATATATACCGCTGGGAACCTAACCTACATCATTATCTGGATGAGCTGGCCGCACTTGAAGTCTCGTTTCCTCGCAGACCTTGAATCCTCTCGTgtcattttatttttcgtttccaTTATTAACGCGATAGGGAATGATGCATTTGAAAGTATTCAAGACGAATGTCCTCGGAACTCGTGACTCGACGAAGTAAAATCCTTTCTCGATACGCACGAACATGGTATCGGCGAAATGACAAGCGTGCACGTATGCTTAAAGATCAAAAATTCAGTCACGACGAAGGAACGACTTCATGGTCGGGGACAAATTCGGCAATGTCTCGGCGTTCCTCATTCGTAGCACGAGCTATCgtcgaaaatatttttactaccGAACGCGCGCGGCATGCACCTCCGTTGATTAGCGTAAGTGGCTATTGTTCTCACTAACCTACAGCACTATGCTCATTATCATTTTTCATTCGTGACGGTACTACCAAAGAATTACAACGGCCTCCCGATAACCACATACTCCGTGTCTGTGTATACGTTAACCGTTCGCCGCAACGAACTGCGCTAAAAGCGCGCGAAAGTTAAAATTGACGTtccgaaaaatattttcttgtttGTAAAATTATCTACTTAATTTAATGAGTCATAAATCTCTATTATCTTCTACCACATATCTAAATATGATTCatccacatacatatatacatataaaacgaGTATATTCTTAAAGAAACAGCtaataattgttataaattgtaattaggTTGAGGTGTTTCCTATCTTTTCCATTAGTTTCATTCAAAACGTCACGTCACTATACATATTTATCTAGAATCTATACGGACAAAAATAAACAGCTAATTACGTTAAATACTATATGAACTGTGAAGTTCATCTTGATGCAAGCACCGACGAGTACTAAACGGGTCTTACTGTGTACGCAACCAGAAACCGGTTAGACGAAACTTTCGAAAATTCCAGAATGACGTAGTCTTTCTCGCGTGTACATATGCATCGTGAAGACACACAATCGTGTTTCTCTCATCGTTCTTCATTTACAGTTACTTACGTAAGATACGCACTCTCGAGCTTATTTCTTGACTCTTCGACGCATAACAATCAGCTTGGTCACGTCTTATCGAGCATAAAGAAAACGTATATCTTATCAGGAACCATTATTAAAATACGTTAATAACGAAAAACTATTTTCCAAATagtaataatagaaaaatataaatttctctcCTACTTACCTCGCTCATACACTCTAATTATCACAACACCATGATAAAACATGCAACTGGTAATTTATACTTAAACAAATACACATAACACATAACAGAAAGTAAACATTTTGCACTTTCGTGTAAATACGAAACACGTGTTACGAAAATAACGACGAAGAAGCATTATGCATATCCCACGACGAAAGTGCAATTCATATAGTCTGATTTGCGATTCCAATTTATGGAATGTGTTAATTTTTTCGATTCAGAATTATGCAAATTTTGCGAATCTGCATTAATATCAGAGATGTATAAATAGCATAAGTAAACGTGCATGAAAGTACATAATACTCACGTAGCTGCTGAGAAATCAACACGCATTGTAGAAACCCTGGAAACGTTGTTAGGACTTTGTTGCCTCTTTGTGGTTTCTCCGGAAGTAACTATGAATAATGAAAATGCAATGgcgattaattataaatatgcgaaataaaatatttcataagcaTTTTATGATGATTTAACTCATAACGTACTATAATTGTAACTACGTTGTTCACTTGGAGTTCCAGTAAGCCTTTCTTCAGTTCTAGATGTTAATAGTTCATTAATTCTCCAATCTTGTATTTCCTTACGCAACACAGTAATTGGATCGTCGTCAATTATATCTTCATAGCTTTTGTTATCGATGGACTCCGTATATTCTTTGGATTtaacttcttttatttttataatttcatcttGGACAGGAATATTTATCATATGTTGATATTTTGCGGTAGAGCTATTCGTCCATTTTCCTCTCCTTTTGTTCTTTATGAGCATTTTCGTAGATGACGTCTGTTGCGACGTTATCGGGCATAATCTTTTATTGGTTACGAAATTCAGAGATTTACCGATTGAAGAAACATTTCGATTATCATGTGACATCTTTCGAAATTTTGTACCAATCGAGTTTTCGTTCCTGTGCTTTCGTCCAGTTTTCTGaaacaatataattataataatattttagctTGTAAAGTATTGATAGTTAATATGAATAAAAACAGTGACAATTAAAAGCAATTTCATATAAAcgataaattatttttgtatgtaattaaatattaaaaattataagaatTATTTAGGTGTATAACAcgcacgtatatacatataaatacatataaataaatgtgaatgaaataaaattaattaaattacagagaataaatgaaaatgaaaaattgaaacatTGCGCCATCTATAGAATGCAGCGTTCGTTGGGACAACAATTTTCTTATGGTAGTATAGTAATCACAAATTTGATTACTGAAATAAAAGTACATTGTAAAagtagtaaaatttataattatttacttaCTTAGTATTTTATCAACTAATTTGTGATGGATATAACATTGCCGTTACGAAGCTCATGAAATACAATATTAACAGCATCAATAAAGCATTATGATTTACGactaacaaaaaagaaaagaattttgtGGGTAACATTTCGTAACCTTGCAAAGTTTAACTAGAATTTAGTACAATACGAATAATGCTATGATTATAGTAACatactttaaattgaaaatgtgAATCTTGTTAATTTTGTTTGAACTGCATTCAAAATGTTAGAATGCATTCGTATAACGTAACGTATTTAAGCTTTCTGTTGCTTTTACGAACCCTCGTTTGTCAACTATTTTTGCATCGTTACTACACCAGTGATACAATACTCAATAGAATACGATGAAAAATTGGATggaaaaatatgtatgtattttttaaagaaatattttccaaattatAGATCAAATATCATACACATATGTAAATATGATAATATTCATATAATATGCAgaaattgtacaaaaatatttacatatcctaataaaagtaattaattacaaatatttattataattaattacatcCTTAATTAATCCTTTTTATATGTGTATTGAATTTGAATTTTGATTTCTTTTATGCTGGCAAATAtgcatacaaatttattttgtattatcgTAATAGACaaattaattactaataataCAGAGATTATTATACAAAcaatatataaagaatataatgGCCGTCTTACCTTTCAAATATAAGACTCTCGATACATCCAAAACAAAGGCCAAGTTTACTTTGACTCAATACTACCATCAACTGCTGACATGAAACATCTGCTCGTTTTCTAAAACTTGGTTCTTTGCGGAGTGTCATTGATAAATTTTAcgctataataataaataatttgtatgtTTACTTCTAATCAACTGattatttactaatttataCAATGAtattttttccatatttttaccATTAATGCCTTGTACATATTAATACTTAAAAAATGATTatgcaaatattaaataattaattaaataagcATTGAATAATTCTTATTCTTATTACTTGTGTAGTCTGcacatattttaaattttactaTTATCTGAAATGTTAATTTATACTTCGTTTCCGTAGATTAATTTGTATTCACAAACAAAACTTTATAATGTGTTCCaaaatatatatgaattaaAACTGGGAAAATCGAGTTTTAGAACGTGCGACTGACATTTGGATCTGATAGTTTTAGGATCGTATATCTTTACAGCCTATCAAAAACGTTCGGAAGATTAAGTTCAACATTTTACACATAATGTATATACAGTGTACATACATATTTCCAGCTTACACGTGCTTGGCAATTGAAGTCCAAATTTAaccttaaaataatttatatgaaaGATATTTTAGTTCTTTGTGGTGTATCGATAATTTATTTACGTAAATATATTTCAACAAAATCAGACCATTACAATGGCGATGCAAATTCCTACAAATGTGGATGCTGAACAAATTAAATCTGTATGTATTTGTTGTTATATCATGCATTATTCCATGAAAGAACCGAATTAATCTTATATAAATAGATGATAAACGTGTTGATATTCGTTGATGTGAAGATAAaggattataaattttattatgtgaaaataaaaataaattgtaaagaataaaaatttaaattattgaaacttttataatatttcaggtTCGAGATTTTGTGGCGTCCTATAATAGATTGGTAGAAACTTGTTTTCTTGACTGTATAAATGAGTTTACTACACGAAATGTCCAAGCAAGGGAAGAAACTTGTGCTCTGAACTGCATGGACAAATATCTGAGGATGAACCAAAGAATGTCAGAACGTTTCGAAGAATTTCAAATGCTTGCTAATGAAAATGCACTTGCTGCTCAGAAAAAATTGAGCGCGGGTAAAAAGTCTTGAATGTTGTATCAATAAAGTATGTAACTTAATtatctttaatttattattattttattacgtttgtttattgattattatcaaataggattgttattaaaaaattggaaagaagATATCAAAGAATTAGGCTTAGAGTCTGCAAAATAAATAATGTTTTAATTGGTGAGATATATATTATGTGTAACGCTACAaacaaatatcaatataaatacatatgtattataaacAATATTAAATATGAAATGATTGACAgattaataaatatgtatattaatttatcaatctggataaaaatatttaagaaatgtatatatttaaataattctaatCACAGTTAAGAACAATGTAACaaatttacattgaatatttaataattttacatattaaaaaagTAATACATGAAAgcaccatatatatatatgcgtaaataatttactttaagaAACAAATTAACAGACAATATTGTTCAGTTTAACTTGATTTTGAATGATCAAAATCATGTAATTTTGTTTTCCCATGAATTTCAATATCCATACTATTTGAATCCCATTTGAAATGAGAAAATTGTGGTAATGCTTGCAGCGAATCTAAATTTGACATAGGGCTTATGATTTGTGAATCAAAACTTGTACTAGAAATTTGGTGTTCTTGATTACGCATTATTAATTCTGAATTAGGTGAATTTGGAGGAGTTCTCCTCAATCTCTTGTAACCAGAAAATCGGTTAAATGATACTTGATCTACGCAAATAGCTTGTGTAGTATGTCGAGTTTTATACAAGATTGGACAACCTAAATCTCCTTTTAAACTTAAACTATACAAATTTGCAAGCCGACGAAGTTTTTCTCGCTCAGGCTGTCGCATAGGATGTAATCTAAGCTCGTTTTGTGTAGGATCTTGTAAAAATCTAGAAACTTTCTCATTGGCTGATGTAATAATCGAATATCCAGGTTTATTGTCAACATGCCGACGACCAGCGCGGATTTCTCTTCCGCTGAGACCTTCCCGAATTCTTTGAATTCTTTTCCTATATGTTTTCCTTGTTTCAAGTGTTGTATGTTCAAAATTTCCATGTATTATCATTTGGAATGATAAATCAGTATTAACTTTATCTTCATTAGTACTTTCTCCGTCATCCCACCAACTTGGTTCACCAATCCAATCAGACTGTTCATCATCTCCTAAAGATAAAGGAATCAACTAATTATAGTTTCTATTGCATATATCAGTCAGTTAATACCTTCACGATCTTCATCATTTGTGATAAGTCCAGTTTCTGAATCACTAGATGAAATACTTGAACTAGATATTCTTGAGCAATCAATCCCATCTTCAGTTTGCATTTTGATGTGATTTTTTGATTTTGTATTTCTGTTTGGTTTTAGTGATCTCATATCACAATCTGTAGATCGTTCTCTACAAGACCTCTTACGTTTTCCACAcctacaataaaaaattattttggaattaattaataatctgTAATACTGAATGTAATCTCTTATTATTGtacaatattttcatataatgTTACGATATATATTACCATATTGTTCCATATCTACTTTTACAATCACTTCGAAGAATTCTCCTTTTATTTGCAAGTGTTGCTGACATTGCAACAGTCTGAGAAGTTGAAGGATTAGACTCAGAGTCAATAGccattcttttaaattttcgtTTACGTCGTGGATTTACTCTAGGTACAAAATTCTCATTAACTGAATCACTTTCAATGTTACTAGCATTATTTGAATTAGAAAAACGTGCAAATCTTTTCGTTTGATTAGTATCATCACTATCAGATTGATATTTAGAGACAGTATTACTTTTTGGAATATGGATATCACAAATAGAAGATGAACTGTCATCTGATTGTTTATTCATATGAAGTGATGctgaaataaaaagtaattatttaaagattattttccaaattctttaattgtttttcaagtgttaaaaattacttttcaaagatttataaaatttgacTTCTTTGAGCAATGAAATATGGTTTCTATAAACACAATCTTGATAACAATCCTCTGTCTGCCTTGTAGAAGTAGACTGGAACTGATTTCATAGAAATGTGGTTAGAATATATGCGCTTGAACTCATTTTAATCTTTATTTGAGATACatttatataacatattaactcGCGAAgtattcaaataatttcatagaaaacaaattttgttgttttatgtttttattgttttatactTACGAATATTGCCCGTGGAACGAGCCCTTCTCCTAATACCCCATCTGCGTCTCACATTTGCACTATTATTGCTTTCTTCTAATGCCAAAGTTAAATCATGCACAAGTGCCTCCATTTTTACTCTTAAATCCGCTGGTACAGCTTTCAAAACACGCTCCATTTGAAGGATATGTTTGTTTCTAACAATGAATAATAgtaaatatgatatataatataacttAGAAAATTGTAACAgtattgaaaaattgttatgtaataaattttaattaaactattctactaaattattaaataatattaaagatataaaaTCATCTAATCTATTAtactatttaattataattgcataattatatataaataataatactatatctattaatttctatatattaaCTTCGTATATAATTGATAAGTATCTATAagataacaaatatatattatttaaaaattaatttgaatatactgtacaatatttactttttttgaTAAGTTTatcttatacatattttttgttTACTATTTTACTGAtaacaaattttaatgaaatatatattaaaatttaaaacctTCGTCTCATTGCTAAGAAGATTTGATTATCAAGAGTAAATTGGTAGCTGTAGAAATTTCGAATACGTCGTCTTTTAATCAATCGCAagataaaaaaatgtaacttcTATGCTTACCTTGTATATATAATAGCGGAAGGTGTAAATTTTCCTTAAATTGATAACATTGTGGAGCAATGTTTTCGTTAGTTAGCAATGAAAAAACGGAAACAAATGTTAGAAATCTGTGAATTACAAAAGTGTTTTCACTTTGTGCCACAGATCCTCACTATCTTCTTTATTTTGGTATGGTGTGAAGCCGTATTTGTACGGTATGATATATGTGTGTCCCCACAAGAAATAATTTGGTCATGGTTCAACTAACTAATCACCGGTATGTTCTAAAACTAAACGGCTATTAACatgttacattttatatatatatatcagattGATATCAGATATATGTCagatatcatatatatataatatatattatatatatatgatataatatatatataatacgtatgtatatacaaaTAAGGGTGATAACAAAAGTACtcatgtattatttattaatattaaatcaaacatataaatattaaataattcacGAGTCGTTCTTATGTACATCATACGTAAAATATCAAACTATATAAACTACGAAATGATTCGTTACTTAGATAAATTTTATGTCATAATTCTGTTATcaaagtaattttaattataaataatttagaattattcATAAGATACCGCATTGAAAATTATGCGCATTGTAAATGCGCCTTCTGCATATTTTTTTCGGCCATTTCCGGTTGTGTGTTTTATGGACGCTTCGTGTCTGTTCAAGGATTTTGTCGTTTCTCGTTCGAGCCAGTTCAAACCGTATTTAcggaaattaaataatttttgttgCAGCAAAAGTTTCTTGGATCAATTCGACGTATGAGTGTGATGTGCTAGCGTAATGAGGAACTGCTCAAAATTGTATCAAGAAAAATCCTGGCGGTTGTGTAAATAGCGCGTAGTGGTGTCTGCGCGTATGTTATGCGCACTCGCAGACAGATGAGCGCGGGATTGTGGTATCCAGACGCGAGGGGACTGTAGTACAATTGCTTATATTTTAAAACGTTTGATGGAGTCTTTTATAAAGTGACAAATAACAGAAAATCAACGTTTTTCACGCATAGGTTGTTAAAGTACATAAGATCGGTGTTTGGTCCCAAAGGGGCCATACAATGGACGGTATTAATGTGAATGGCGGGAATGCCGATGGGGCG includes the following:
- the Tim9a gene encoding translocase of inner membrane 9, whose protein sequence is MAMQIPTNVDAEQIKSVRDFVASYNRLVETCFLDCINEFTTRNVQAREETCALNCMDKYLRMNQRMSERFEEFQMLANENALAAQKKLSAGKKS
- the LOC117158612 gene encoding uncharacterized protein LOC117158612, whose amino-acid sequence is MSHDNRNVSSIGKSLNFVTNKRLCPITSQQTSSTKMLIKNKRRGKWTNSSTAKYQHMINIPVQDEIIKIKEVKSKEYTESIDNKSYEDIIDDDPITVLRKEIQDWRINELLTSRTEERLTGTPSEQRSYNYITSGETTKRQQSPNNVSRVSTMRVDFSAAT
- the LOC117158542 gene encoding G patch domain-containing protein 2-like, whose protein sequence is MERVLKAVPADLRVKMEALVHDLTLALEESNNSANVRRRWGIRRRARSTGNIPSLHMNKQSDDSSSSICDIHIPKSNTVSKYQSDSDDTNQTKRFARFSNSNNASNIESDSVNENFVPRVNPRRKRKFKRMAIDSESNPSTSQTVAMSATLANKRRILRSDCKSRYGTIWCGKRKRSCRERSTDCDMRSLKPNRNTKSKNHIKMQTEDGIDCSRISSSSISSSDSETGLITNDEDREGDDEQSDWIGEPSWWDDGESTNEDKVNTDLSFQMIIHGNFEHTTLETRKTYRKRIQRIREGLSGREIRAGRRHVDNKPGYSIITSANEKVSRFLQDPTQNELRLHPMRQPEREKLRRLANLYSLSLKGDLGCPILYKTRHTTQAICVDQVSFNRFSGYKRLRRTPPNSPNSELIMRNQEHQISSTSFDSQIISPMSNLDSLQALPQFSHFKWDSNSMDIEIHGKTKLHDFDHSKSS